The genomic segment AGTTCTTGGCTTATTCAAATCATAACCGTCATTATCAGAGAAGTGTCATaacctttttttcactttgtttactTGGGGGAAATAAATTCTCGTTTTGTTTTTCCACGACAGtcagaagaggggaaaaaaaaatttccccaAAGACTGATTGTCAGCCCCTTGTTATTGTCTTCAAGGGGGGACAAATCCTGTTTTCACTGAAGGAGTATCAAGGTTTTTCTTACACtgcatgtaaatacacattGCACAATATGTCAGAAGGACAGAGGTAAGCACAAGCCTCTTGACATACACCGGATACAACATTGCAAATAGTATTGCGAACTTGCACTGCAAATAGATTTCACTCCTGGCCATAACAAGTCTTagggtttgtgtttttgaatatgCAGGATGACCTTTTCTATCCTATATAAATGTTACTACAGGCATTTTCCACCATGGGCAGCAAAATCTGCATTAATGAGAGagagtgggtttttttttttatcctcctgGAGGCTTCCCTTGTGATAACTTTTCCTAGaagacttgttttgttttatttattttccttaaaaCTCCACCTTAGTTTTGCTTTACAGAAAAAACTGCAGGGGTGCGATGCACATACTTTGCAAGAAAATGTGTGAAAGGCTGTATACAGTCTGAATGCTTCAAAATTTCTTCATAAATCCAGTTTTTTGATGCTAAGTTTCCACGTAAATGTCCTTTTCGTTGGGACTTGACAGTCCAAGGATTTccatgaaagaaaacacaatgcGGCATATTTGTGTCAGAGAGTTTAATTcgagaaattaaaaaaacaacgcCACGGGAAACTCATTTAAATGGGTAATTATGTCCACGCAGCATTGCTTGCAGGGCTTAACAAGGTGCATAATGATGTCCTCTTCCCCAGCAATAAACATCATCACTATGTCCATTTCCTTCACTCCATTTAGCCTCATTTACAGCTGGACCCATCAACCTATAAGCCCAAAGTCCTTATACCCCTTTTTGCATTTAGCTACGTGTCCAGTAAAAATCTTCTAACCCAAATTGTGGGACTACTAAAGCCATTATGTGACTATTTTTGCctccaaataaaaatatctttcctTTGATGCTTAAGaggtttaaaataaagttaattcTTTCCACATCAAAGAgcttttaaagtaatttaaaatgtattttcctttcCAGTGCTGCCATCTTGAACCAAGTAGAATTATCTCAAAAGATGGATGAATGATTAAGCAGATAAGTACTATgtgattttacagttttatattGATGTacctgtgtgcttgtgtgtgtctactgATGTATGAAAAgcttaaaaatgtctgtttgctcaCGTTCTCAAGATGTTCAGGCATTTGACAATTTTATTCTGGGCTATAAAGATTTTAAATAGAGTTGGTGCAAAACTCGAAACTTATACTCAAACCACGGTCCTTTGCTAATACCATTTTCAACATTTGCAGGTACATTGGAATAatcacaatgtgttttttttctggggaaGGAGAAATCTTATATTAACAATAGAAAAGTGACATTATTGTTTTCCACGAAGGCAATGATGGGTGTGTGCAATAAAATCTCTTCCTCATCCGAACACACCGCATCttacagataaaaataatgttttacgCGGCAGCAATACAGGTAGTGAAAAAATCATTGGCATTCTATAAATAgatctctctcccctcttctctgtctctcctcgtTTTTATAGGCCTTGCCGATTCTCTAACAGTATTACTCCCTCTGTATGCTCCGCACCAGTCACATGTGGTTAAGgacaaatacagtgacatgtGTACATCAGACGGCGTCACTCATGTGTTTTGACTCTTAAGCTCTTTTGGCTGGGTGCTCTGATCCCAGCGAGAGGGTGGCAGCCCGGCAGGCCTGGATGCTTGCGACTGGCTGCCTGGGGTTGTTATGTCATTTCATTGTACCTCGGCAACATCGAGAATGACGTGCAGTGATGGGGTGTCGTGGGTTGGGGTCAAGGCTATAAAAACCCAACCAAGTGTAAAACTAGCACTGGTTGtgcatgaaatgaaaaccatCTTGTTGAGTAATGTCACTAAATCACCCCACCAGCTTCACCAGTTTAATGTGTTAAACACAATGGGAGGAGCCAGCCAAGGAATGTAATAAGAGGGCACTGAGTACATCACTGTCACGCTGTTAATTTATTTCTGACAGACAAAGCTTTATTTCACCTTATAAACACTGACACTTGAAAAGCAGAGCATTTCTGAAGTCTCTGCCTCACAAATAACCTCTCTAAATAATTAACAGGTTCATCTGCCACTCAATCAGTGTGCATCTGAAGCGTTTGGAGATGAAACGATTCTTCCTCAAATCCTCTGAAAGGAGGAGACTTTAGAGAATGCAACATACACCTCGCAAGCTTCCAACACatcaaaaattcattttaaaaaatgaattctaAGATCAAGCAGTTATGTATCCCTTCCCTTATTGCACAATATCTGTATATCTGTCGTTGTTTCTCTCCCACCATGATTAGTCACTGACAAACTGTTTAGAGTTGAAGAGGTTCTGTATTTTCTCGGCAAAGGTTTTTGACAAGACATTGGCCTTACTGCATGCTTTGTAGATTTTTGCATTGTATGCTGAATTTAGAATGAGTAGATTGAATATTCAAtcattattttgcaaaaatctatatttatttctttttatcaatCCATCTGTAAAAGATCTTTATTCCCTGAATGGAAATAGGGACTGGTTTGAATTGCTATTGTACATCTCAGAAAACCTGTAGATTTTCTTGATGactttcatttttgtgactCTAAAGTTCATCCTGTTGTAAATGCGTAGACCATGACTGGGGGTATTTTTTTGATTAGTTTTGCTGAAAATGTGCGACTCATGCACTTATATTCAATTCCAAACGGTGTTGAAAACTGTGAATACGAAGCAGCCAGATACAGCAAAACTAAGATCAGGCAGTGAACTTACTTACAAGCTACATTTTTGAAAGACGTTCAAGTCAGAGTCTCCAGTTGCAGTAATACGTGCATTCGACAACAATGTGAGAGCTGAGACGAGACAAGAAACAGAATTTTACTTCCACCTTCTGCTTCTCTGATTTCCATGTTGTTCTCTCCCAATTACAGTTTCAACTAGTTGATGTTCTTTGCTTTCTGTCAATCACAGCCTGTTCAggtcaacaaaaaaaacgaacGCTAAATAATTCTGCCAGATACAGTCCGTAAAGATAACCTGAAAATAGAGCTTTAATTCCCAATGAAAAGCTTCTAAAATAGGGAAAAATATCAATCatcaatatatcaatatatttcATGCATTGTTAAACTGAGGAAAACAGTTACAAACTGCAGTAAATATGTACTAGAACactaaaatgacaaactattcaTGAAATATTATTAGAAACATTTATAGCTACACATATCTGAAACACCGGGGAGTGATGACAATATCATAACATTAAAAGAGTACTTTAAATGCAGAATCACAACGTTTGATTAGCGAAAATGTTGGATTATGCCTCTCATTTCTCCTTCTCTGAGTTGGTCATAATGATGTAAATGATAATGTCAGAGCCCATATTTCAGATAAATGTGATACTCCATGAGAAAtattgtgtgtgcctgtgtattcATGAGTACGTGTGTGGGGGGGAGACTGGCAGTTTCAACAGATGTGTAGTGTGCGCTGACAGCATGACATCTACTTTGCATGCTCAATATGACACGTCTGGATGCTCCCATGCATATTGTCCTGATGTGAAATGATAGCGAGGGATGTGCAGCCTTGCTGGAACCACTCCCTGTTGTCTCTCCTACATCAATATCAAAACGTCTTTCCTTACTaacagggaaaaacagcaaGGCTGGTGTACTGAGATGCCTCgtcagttgttttgtttcagttttcattttctcatttaaggTCCTTCGATTGAAGGACTGAACAAATAAAacgaaacaaacagaaacaaaacgtACATCTGAACCTGACACTGTGGCATATACTACAATTCAGTATCACCGAGACTTGTGTAGCTACAGTATCATTCGGGAAACAGCACAGAGGGGATTTTGGAGGATGATTGAACCAATTATCAGTTAAGAAAACTTGTGAATCGCACTCTCCACTGCATACTGAACATTTTACACAATGTAGTGCAAATCCCAACCCCTTTTTTCTAATTCATTATCAcctttttctgattaatttatCACCAGTGTAAAAGACAAAACTGCAATCTCTTACCTGAATAAGGGTAATCAATAAAGTAAGACAACTTATTTCCCTGCTATGCTCATTATCCCGAATCACAGGTGTGAGGAGCCTTGGTACACATtacaaattcaaaaacacattctAGCCAAAGGCCATTCCTTTACTGTATAATTGTTTCCCCACCAAGTGATTCACCATAATTAAGCCATGGAAGACAGCTCTATTCTCCTGTGAGTGTTCATATTAGTGCTACCACAGGCAGGTCTAACAAACATCTCACAGCTGATGCTTCTCCAAACAATGGACAGCGATGTTCAGGGAGGTATATACTGGTACACATTCTCACGGGGGAGAATACAATATACACAATGCAATTGCAGGTATGAGCCCTTTGGGGAGACCTGTCACTGTTAACTTGGCCAAGTCTgcagtgtgttgtttgtgtgtgtacgtgagtgTGCCAGCGTGCTTTGTCTGAAGCAGGAAAAGCTTGACTCCAGCTGCTCTGACATAAGCAGGATGCTCACTGGCCCACATATACTAACAATGGAGGAGAACTTTGCATCgatcaaaaatataaagtacaaagagacacaagccCATatcctctttccctccattaGCAAACCAAATCTGACCTCGTATCCCATTCTGATGGCTATGATAATTTCGAACTacatgtttggaaaaataaacaaacacagagacatcaCTGTGCCCTGgtgttaaaacaaaaagctcTTCCACTGAGGATAAATTAATCATAATTATGAGGTTGCCCTCAggatgaaaacaattttttgggACAAAGCAGCCTTAGTAATCACAACAGTGCAGCCACTCGTGTGTCTTAGCCAGTCAATGGGATATGGGTTGAGGACTTGTGGAGTCAAGTGGTTTCAAGCCCAAGCTTGCtcattgtaacaaagcaattatCACTCATTTCACTGCTGCTTGTTTCTGCTATAAATGGTATTGTAATTATAcggaaaacattttttcatttaagggCTAAATTTGAACATTCTGTAGTGCTTCTGTCTCTTGCAAATGTCACCATggggaggaaaggaaacaatGACAACTGTCGTTGCGGTGGGGTTACTCTGTTGGAGCGTAACGCTTGCTCTCGCCACCACTATTCCTCACTTactttctccacacacacacacacacacacacacacacacacactctcttctCAGCCCGGGAAAAATATGCAAAGGCCGGGTCAAAGAGATGTTTGTCAACATCATGTGTAGGGCAGAGAGCGGTGGAAGCTGCATGTTAAACAGGCTCAGCCTCTATCAAACCAATCAACTGCCTctaagaaaatgagaaaatgtagtCGGGGCTCAGACACCTGGCACTAAGACTCATTCACCCTCGCTCACTTCTTCCGTCCGTATCTCTCTATCTGCTCTCACACCGCTCTATCAAGACAACGCCTAGCTTTGCATCTGGAATCATCAAAATCAATCTTCAGCCCTATTTGTCTCCCTCTCCACTTTTTCATTagctgaaaacaaataaaaggccCTCCTAATCCTGCGGCAAATGTGCTTTTATTGGATGGTTAAGCCACAGAGACAGGATCCTGCTGGAGCTTTTTACAAAGACAGTTGATTTCCTCCTGAAGCCAAACCCACGTTTTTTTGGCCGAGGAAAGGATGGCGGTGACCTGCATAGCACAACCTACCAGCAAATGCAATCACAGTGTACGGGTCACCGCATGTACCTGCTGAATCCCCCACCTCTGCCTCCACTGACCGGATAACACCACAGAACAACCCCCTACAACATTTCTCATTCTTTCCACCTATGTTATTcacactcactaacacacacacacacacacacacacacacacacgcacacacactcagaaccAGCTCAGACAGGCCCAGTAAATCAGCATGCCTGTAAGTAGGTCTCATTGACCCCTCAGGATCCATCGGTGCCTGGATCTCTCTGGATCATCCAGTCAATACATCAATATCcatcttgtgtttcttgttttaagACCCCCACTCCCGACCCCACACCCCTACCTTCTCCTCACTGAATGTCAAATGGAGATTGGAGTCATCaattacaagtgtgtgtgtgtgtgtgtgtgtgtgtgtgtgtgtgtgtgtgtgtgtgtgtgtgtgtgtgtgtgtgtgcatgtgtgtgtgtgtgtgtgtgaagctgcAGCTTATTTGCTGCTGTCTATAGGAGTGAGCTAATACACATTCTtatatcaacacacacacactgatacacattttctctccctctcacacacataaacccaAAATGTCCCTTTCTCCCATGGGATCAGGGAGAAGTGGGtcatgaagagagagagggaggttgCCCAAAGAATCCGATAGACCAGTTCATACATACGAAAATCTATAAACTAAAGATCAGCTAGTCGGCATACACTCCGTCAGCTTGAATAGTATTTCAAGTCAGACCTTCACTGGTCTGCTGGAGCCACGCATGGTATGTCAGGGTAATTCAGTGGCTGGCTGTGCAGAGAGGCCAAGCAGTAACACTGcaggcaaacacagacacacagataaagCATTTAAGCAATGATTATTCTTCCTGCTAGCACCTGAAATGACGTGTGGTGGAGCTGTTTGGTCGGGTCAATACACCTGGCGGGTTCTAAAACTCCTGTTCTTTTTTGCAATAGCTCAGCactcacaaataaaaaaaaaaaaaaaaaagtaaacaagtgGAGTAGGAGAGGCCAAATAATCCACTTTGTCAAGCCTCCAAATTGTGCTTGGCAAAGCGCTTTCAGTCACAGGTCAGCTTCAGTGTCTCGGCACCTTGAAATGCCTCGAAGGATTCTGCTCAGATTGACTGGCACAACGTCACGAGTGCCACTTCAAATAGCTCAGCTTTCCGTCAGCACCAGGCACACATTTCATTGACACTATAATCTGTGGGATGATGGAATGCTAAATATCCCTAGACCTTGAGATGTGTTGAAAGGTGATGCATAGCATCTCTACAAGTCATCCTTTAGATTCAGCACCATCAAGGAGACCTATTAGtaataattaatgaaaaaaactggaaaTCTAAAAAGCTGGCTattttgtctctgctgctgaaaccTCACGTTTAGTCATGTGAGTCAATTTTAAAACCAACCACCCCCTTTTCTTCTACCCCAAACACCCAAAGCCGCCCAGCCAAGGATTTAGAACAGAGCACAGCGGATTGTATCTCACCTCTGGCAGTGGCATGCCGTTGATGATGAGGTCTGGCTGCTGGTGACCCTGCCCGGTGAACGGGTGCTGATAGCCATGGTTGGGAGCTGCATTGCGTGAGTTCTGGTTCTCCACATTGAGGAAGGTGCTCTCGGAGCGCCTGCAGCCCAGCGGCAGGCTCTGCTGGTGGTAGTCGAAGTAGTTGAGCGAGGAGGTGAGAGACGAGCAACTCACCACATTCATCTTGTCTGTCTCCTCGACGTCTCGTGGCACCAGGCGGATGTCGTTCTTGctcagcttcttcttcttgctggACTTCTTCTGGTTTCCGTACGAGTACTCCGCCACCCTACGCAAGTAGAAGAAACTGAACAGACTCAATAAAGCAGTGTTCTgccttcccctcctctgtccACACAGTCAAATAGCTCACCCGCCATGCCAGCCAGGGTGCTATTCGACCATGGGTGCCAGGAAAAAGGCTCATTGCCTGTGTCCGGGGGTGGAACAGCACACTCGGGTGACTCTCCACTCCCGGCTTGCAATGGAACTGTCATCccttgtttgtttgcatttgcatGCTCAACAATCAACATGTCACAAACAGGCAGACAATATGCAAACATGCTAAAACcacaaaagcaaagcaaaaggACACACTGGTACTCAGCAGCTCTACCGGTATATGCAATCACTTTCAAAGCACACACACCACGctaattccatttttttctttcattatcaAGGAAGCCCACTAGCAAAACGGAGTGCCGGAGAACTGCAGATTCTAATTCATTTAGCTGCTCTCAGTGGCTGCTGCAAACTTGAACTGAGTATTTTGACTTTAATATGAGCAAATGAGCAGCACAGCCACGTTCTATCAAAGGATCCTCAGACTGGGGAAAATATCCATTTTTCGCACAGCCTTGCAGTTTTCCACAGGACAACAGATGCTATGTGCTTTATGGTGATGGCTACAAAACTTGACTACACATATTCCATATAATTTGCGATGCTTTTTATGATCTTCATTACTTCAAATGCTGGAAGACGCCATTTCTAACCCCACGGCATAAAGCATATGGTTTACATCTAGTTAATGCTCACAACAAAACTACAGTTGCCCATAAGATTTCGATATCTAAAATGTCTCTGTTCTAGTCTCTTGTCTTGTCTGGAACGTCTCTGCTATACCAGCCCCCACTGGCCTCTGTTCGTCACTAAAATGCCGCTCTAATCCTCCCTCGCTTCTAAAATCACACTGGCTAAGAAGCGCCATTGTAGtttgtccttttcatttttcttttagattgCATCTTGAAAACAGCTCCCGCCCCCATTCTGCTCCCCCTTGattcagaggaaagaaaatgggCAGCTGCAAGGGCAGAAAAtgcttcatttctttttcatttatcattttaacatgTTGTCTCTCTACTCTGTGCCCAAATTGAAATGTGGGACGGGAAATCTTCGGagtcagacagactgacagaggaCAAGCAATAAATTGGAGATAACTGCTCCTCATATTCGAGGTGGCGACTGAGAAGCTGAGCACATCAGTGCTGATTAAAGCACCCAGCAGGGAGAGTAGCTCACACTAGGAGAGTAAAGTACTGAGAGCAggtttgaattttgaatttgttgttgTCTATCAGTGTTTCTTCTctggacaaaacacacaactgtcATTGAGATATAATAGTGCATAAAGTAGCTGTTCTGAAAAGGTGCGAGCACACTGGTTTCCCTCTATTTTGAATCAGGCCTGAATAACAATACATTAAGCGTAGTTTAAGTATGTGTATGCTGAGATGACATGTGAGTTCCAGCTGTTAACAATCTAAAGGTAGTGTCACTCTTGAAAACTGGAGTACTTATGCTTTGTGACAGGATTTTCCTCTAAGCTACTAGGAAGAGAACCAGAATTAATTTCAATATCCAAGCTCTGTAATTATCGAAATGTTTAAAAGCACTTCAAACCAcggattatttttaaaaaaaaacacaagaataaaaaacatgattgCTAATCAGtggtgagaaaaacaatctgAGCAATATTGTGGgagttttagaatttttttttttttttccatgagtacatgtttgaaaAATGGCCTAACTTAActtcaaatcaacaaaatgatgTTTGGAGCAAAATATGATTATAGCTTCAGGTTAAATTCTCAAATCCAATCTATATGTAAATTTATAGTCGTAATGTGGCACAGGGAAATCAAAGCTAGAGCTGATGTTCTGATTGATGAACAAAACAGACTGTTCAATATGCAAGGTCTGGAAAATAATAATCTGCTCCTTTCCAGGAAAATGGCTAAATAGTTAATTACTATGATGTGACTTGCATGATTTTAGAAAGCAAAAACTGcaatttttgcagttttttaaattataaatatgaatcagttttattttaatgtaggTCTTCTCAAAATTCTTtggtgaaaaggaaaacagaggtAAATCTGAAAGATAGTGAGGGTGACTGTCCATCATCACACTAGATTAAAGCTGATAACAGCCAATCAGCCATGGTGGACGTTAAATAATAAGTGTCTGGGACTGCGATTGAACCAGCGGGACATTAATTGTCCGGCAGCACAGCCTCAAATTGAACATGACAGTTGAACCGTCATATTTATGACTCAATTGGTTACAATGGAAGgattaaatcaatcaatcacgTTTCCCAAACACGGAACAGTGGGCCCCAGCAGAATGTGTCGGATTTCAAGCGGTCGGGTTCACCGAAGTCTATCTCAGTATCagctgtggaaagaaaaagaaaaatctgcagtCCTCACAGCCCTCTGCATACTACATAACAAAAGCAACGTACTGACAACTGGCACGATCACGGCCACACGCGCAGGCTCTTTCGCTCTTTCTCTCGTGTGCAggcgcgcacacgcacacgcacactctctctcacacacacacacacacacacacacgggattTGGTCAGTACCTGCAGTTGTACGTCCGGATCTCCTTGTTGTCCCGCTTGCACTTCACCGCCACAAAAATCATGGTGACAAACAGGATAGCTGCGATTGAGCCCAGGgcgatgatgaagatgagggacaGGTTGACGGGTCCGATAGGCTCCTGCGCGTTCAGGTCTGGCGAGAGGTAGACCACGATGTAGGCCGAGGCGGAGAGGGAGGGCTTGCCGTGGTCCCTCGCCACCACCGTGATCTCGTAGGTGGATTTGGCGTTCTCCCCGAACATCCTGGTGGAGCGCACCTCTCCGTTCACCTGGTCGATTTCGAAGAACGCCCTGTCCCCCTCTGAGATGGTGTAGGTCAGCCGCCCGTTCTCCCCCTCGTCATAGTCGTCGGCTTTCACTTGGGTCACCATGTAACCCACCCCGGCGTTTCTCGGGATGGAGACCTCCGCCGTGCCGTTGACCAGGGGGGGGTTCGTCATGACCGGTGTGTTGTCGTTGACATCCAACACCACAATACGCACCGTGGCGTTACTTGATAAAGAGGGATTGCCGTTGTCTCTGGCCAGAACTTTGAAATCAAAAGTCCTGGTGTATTCATGGTCGAATGATCTCATGGAGTAAATGCGGCCTGACGGGTTTATGCTGACATatgtgtttacatccatgtgCTTAATCTCACCGGGGACTATGGAGTATGAAACGGTGCCGTTCATCCCCAGGTCCGGGTCCTCTGCTGATACCGCCAGCAGACACGAGCCAGGGAGGTTGTTTTCCATCACCATCTCTTGGTAGTGTGGCTTGAGGAAGTGGGGGGGGttgtcattttcatctgtgACTTTGACGACCAGGGACTTTGTGGCGCGTAAAGGAGGGATGCCACTGTCCTCCGCTTGGATGGTCAGGTTGTATGTGTCCTTTTGCTCCCTGTCCAGCCTGCCGTCGACGAGTATCGTGGAGAAGCTTTCGTATTCTTGCAGCCTGAACGGAACATTGCCCTGCAGCCTGCACTGCACTTTGCCATTTGCCCCGGAATCCTTATCTGACACCCGCACCAGCGCAATCACGTATCCACGCTGCGCGTTTTCACTAACTTCCACCATCTCCGTGTTCAGTGAGAGCAAGCTGATGACAGGTGGGTTATCGTTCGTGTCCATCACATTGACTGTGACTTTGCAGTGGGCTGGGATAGAGTTGGGACCTAAATCTTTGGCCTGCACGTCGATCTCGTATATTTGCGTTGTTTCGTAATCCAAAACACCGTTGACGGTGATGATCCCGGTTCTGGGGTCAATTTTGAACGCGTCCCTCGTTTTCTCGGTGACGTAACTGTTGAACGAGTACACAACCTCTCCATTAGTGCCCTCGTCAGGATCCGTTGCATTCAAGTCTATGACTAATGTGTTGATAGGGGAATTCTCCATCACATTGACTGTGTACACGGGCTCGTCAAAAACAGGGTTGTTGTCGTTGGAATCAATCACTTTGATATTTAACTGGACCGCGCCTATCTTTGGAGGGTCTCCTCCATCCTCTGCGCTGATTTCATACGTATAGTGGGACTGTGTCTCCCTGTCTAAAGATTTTTGCACAACAAGCTCAGCAATTTTGGACCCGTCCCCTCTGGTCTTTATTTCTAGTCCGAAAAGCTCGTTTGGGGTGATGGAATATGACTGAACTCCGAAGATGCCCGAGTCCGGATCGCTTGCCCCCTCTAGGGGAAACCGGGTACCAGGGGAGGCATTCTCGGAAATTTCAATGTCAATGTGGCTCGTTGGGAATCTGGGAGCGTTGTCGTTCAAATCCTCAATTTCAACTTTGATGACACAGATCTCCATAGAGTTTGACATGACTTCTAGGGAAATGATGCACTTTGGGTTCTGTCGACAAACTACATCCCGATCTATCTTCATTTGGGTTGTAAGGATTCCGGCTGGACTGAGTTCCACCCATCGTGGTTCTGAATTGGAAATAACCCTTAAGTACGGGGGCTGCGGTGCAATCTGAAATCCTTGCTTTAGCGCGTCCTTTGTCACGTTTCCAATCACCGACCCGGGCTTCATCTCCTCGTTTATTCCATACTTTAGGTTGATAACAGCC from the Xiphias gladius isolate SHS-SW01 ecotype Sanya breed wild chromosome 23, ASM1685928v1, whole genome shotgun sequence genome contains:
- the pcdh19 gene encoding protocadherin-19 isoform X1; translated protein: MQTKEMELIQLIAVFLLFWVGGEAVINLKYGINEEMKPGSVIGNVTKDALKQGFQIAPQPPYLRVISNSEPRWVELSPAGILTTQMKIDRDVVCRQNPKCIISLEVMSNSMEICVIKVEIEDLNDNAPRFPTSHIDIEISENASPGTRFPLEGASDPDSGIFGVQSYSITPNELFGLEIKTRGDGSKIAELVVQKSLDRETQSHYTYEISAEDGGDPPKIGAVQLNIKVIDSNDNNPVFDEPVYTVNVMENSPINTLVIDLNATDPDEGTNGEVVYSFNSYVTEKTRDAFKIDPRTGIITVNGVLDYETTQIYEIDVQAKDLGPNSIPAHCKVTVNVMDTNDNPPVISLLSLNTEMVEVSENAQRGYVIALVRVSDKDSGANGKVQCRLQGNVPFRLQEYESFSTILVDGRLDREQKDTYNLTIQAEDSGIPPLRATKSLVVKVTDENDNPPHFLKPHYQEMVMENNLPGSCLLAVSAEDPDLGMNGTVSYSIVPGEIKHMDVNTYVSINPSGRIYSMRSFDHEYTRTFDFKVLARDNGNPSLSSNATVRIVVLDVNDNTPVMTNPPLVNGTAEVSIPRNAGVGYMVTQVKADDYDEGENGRLTYTISEGDRAFFEIDQVNGEVRSTRMFGENAKSTYEITVVARDHGKPSLSASAYIVVYLSPDLNAQEPIGPVNLSLIFIIALGSIAAILFVTMIFVAVKCKRDNKEIRTYNCSFFYLRRVAEYSYGNQKKSSKKKKLSKNDIRLVPRDVEETDKMNVVSCSSLTSSLNYFDYHQQSLPLGCRRSESTFLNVENQNSRNAAPNHGYQHPFTGQGHQQPDLIINGMPLPELLKHPPPLTNEWVKLAASGVLSTGPAPKLLGSQSLTEATAGPTPTFCPTATTENYSIDSSYVNSRAHLIKSTSTFKDLEGNSLKDSGHEESDQTDSEHDVQRGHYVDTAVNDVLNMTVPPNVCQLPDQDPSEGFHCQDECRILGHSDRCWMPRVPIPARAKSPEHNRNVIALSIEATTVDVPHYEDGTAKRTFATFGKDGPEDVERGEIKGKRTQESQVCSPKANGGAVREAGNGREAASPITSPVHLKSPVSKPSSAYNTLKCRDAERIANHSLLRQPEGKDSEPAVREINTLLHDGRDKESPSSKRLKDIVL
- the pcdh19 gene encoding protocadherin-19 isoform X2 — protein: MQTKEMELIQLIAVFLLFWVGGEAVINLKYGINEEMKPGSVIGNVTKDALKQGFQIAPQPPYLRVISNSEPRWVELSPAGILTTQMKIDRDVVCRQNPKCIISLEVMSNSMEICVIKVEIEDLNDNAPRFPTSHIDIEISENASPGTRFPLEGASDPDSGIFGVQSYSITPNELFGLEIKTRGDGSKIAELVVQKSLDRETQSHYTYEISAEDGGDPPKIGAVQLNIKVIDSNDNNPVFDEPVYTVNVMENSPINTLVIDLNATDPDEGTNGEVVYSFNSYVTEKTRDAFKIDPRTGIITVNGVLDYETTQIYEIDVQAKDLGPNSIPAHCKVTVNVMDTNDNPPVISLLSLNTEMVEVSENAQRGYVIALVRVSDKDSGANGKVQCRLQGNVPFRLQEYESFSTILVDGRLDREQKDTYNLTIQAEDSGIPPLRATKSLVVKVTDENDNPPHFLKPHYQEMVMENNLPGSCLLAVSAEDPDLGMNGTVSYSIVPGEIKHMDVNTYVSINPSGRIYSMRSFDHEYTRTFDFKVLARDNGNPSLSSNATVRIVVLDVNDNTPVMTNPPLVNGTAEVSIPRNAGVGYMVTQVKADDYDEGENGRLTYTISEGDRAFFEIDQVNGEVRSTRMFGENAKSTYEITVVARDHGKPSLSASAYIVVYLSPDLNAQEPIGPVNLSLIFIIALGSIAAILFVTMIFVAVKCKRDNKEIRTYNCRVAEYSYGNQKKSSKKKKLSKNDIRLVPRDVEETDKMNVVSCSSLTSSLNYFDYHQQSLPLGCRRSESTFLNVENQNSRNAAPNHGYQHPFTGQGHQQPDLIINGMPLPELLKHPPPLTNEWVKLAASGVLSTGPAPKLLGSQSLTEATAGPTPTFCPTATTENYSIDSSYVNSRAHLIKSTSTFKDLEGNSLKDSGHEESDQTDSEHDVQRGHYVDTAVNDVLNMTVPPNVCQLPDQDPSEGFHCQDECRILGHSDRCWMPRVPIPARAKSPEHNRNVIALSIEATTVDVPHYEDGTAKRTFATFGKDGPEDVERGEIKGKRTQESQVCSPKANGGAVREAGNGREAASPITSPVHLKSPVSKPSSAYNTLKCRDAERIANHSLLRQPEGKDSEPAVREINTLLHDGRDKESPSSKRLKDIVL